The proteins below come from a single Chitinophaga pinensis DSM 2588 genomic window:
- a CDS encoding GNAT family N-acetyltransferase has product MAYAFRRALSTDQSRIWDILQQAILRRKEDGSKQWQDGYPNPDVVRKDIEAGIGFVLTEDDTVVGYTAVLINDEPAYAGIEGKWLTNEDFVVVHRVAIAQEQLGKGLSGKIMAFVEDYAIENQVYSVKADTNFDNPAMMKIFEKRGYIYCGEVYFRGSPRRAYEKVLTNE; this is encoded by the coding sequence ATGGCATACGCATTTAGAAGAGCCCTTAGCACAGATCAATCCCGGATATGGGACATCCTGCAGCAAGCAATCCTTCGCAGAAAAGAAGATGGCAGTAAACAATGGCAGGACGGCTATCCCAATCCGGATGTTGTACGGAAAGACATCGAGGCAGGCATTGGGTTCGTGTTGACAGAAGATGATACAGTCGTCGGTTATACGGCCGTGTTGATCAACGATGAACCGGCTTATGCGGGTATTGAAGGGAAATGGCTCACGAATGAAGACTTTGTCGTGGTACACCGGGTAGCAATTGCACAGGAGCAGCTGGGGAAAGGCTTATCTGGAAAAATCATGGCGTTTGTAGAAGATTATGCCATTGAAAACCAGGTATATAGTGTAAAAGCAGACACCAATTTCGACAATCCTGCGATGATGAAGATCTTTGAAAAACGCGGGTATATCTATTGTGGAGAGGTGTATTTCAGAGGATCGCCGAGAAGGGCTTACGAAAAGGTATTGACGAACGAATAA
- a CDS encoding MFS transporter, with amino-acid sequence MESAIMPSETAKPSYTNNAALGIAQILLWGGSYFILSVLSKPIMQETGWSYQMVYSALSLALLISGLVLPRIGRIIDAYDKNYILKYAGVTMACGLILMGFSRHFVLYLFSWTIIGISMGMGLYDALFASLGKKYGPGTGKVIVQVTLIASLAPSISWYFLSLMLDTYSWRTVCFIYAAMLLLTIFPLYNFVFRQPGNTHSKRPVVRDTLQGSREILKGQLYYLLLVHFTIGAVVTTGIIVHLIDILSDKSMSMTAVIGTVAFLGPSQAGVRVLELLVSRKSSLLSAVISGIAIMAGILLLSTAPIVAISGVIILGMGNGMRSILRGTLPLEIFGQKQYALIISKLARMPLIAQALTPFITGWLIQQFSVSVFLYIFCTLAFINIILCCIIIKQTKKNGIRI; translated from the coding sequence ATGGAAAGTGCTATCATGCCATCGGAAACTGCAAAGCCATCCTATACAAACAATGCGGCTTTGGGGATTGCGCAGATCCTGCTCTGGGGCGGGTCTTATTTTATACTATCGGTCTTGTCCAAACCTATCATGCAGGAAACCGGCTGGTCGTATCAGATGGTGTACAGCGCCTTGTCGCTGGCCCTGCTGATCTCCGGACTGGTACTTCCCCGGATAGGGCGTATCATCGACGCTTATGATAAGAATTATATCTTAAAGTATGCCGGTGTGACCATGGCCTGCGGACTGATACTCATGGGTTTTTCGCGGCACTTCGTGCTTTACCTGTTCAGCTGGACCATCATCGGCATCTCCATGGGAATGGGTTTGTATGATGCTTTATTTGCCTCTCTTGGCAAGAAATACGGTCCCGGCACGGGAAAGGTTATTGTACAGGTAACCCTGATCGCTTCTCTGGCGCCTTCAATTTCCTGGTATTTCTTGTCCCTGATGCTGGATACTTATAGTTGGCGGACAGTCTGTTTTATCTACGCGGCGATGTTGCTGCTGACGATATTCCCCCTGTACAACTTTGTATTCCGGCAGCCGGGCAACACACACAGCAAACGACCGGTGGTCAGGGATACACTTCAGGGATCCAGGGAAATACTAAAAGGACAGTTATATTATCTGCTCCTGGTTCATTTTACCATCGGCGCTGTAGTGACGACCGGCATCATCGTACACCTTATTGATATCCTGTCGGATAAAAGTATGTCCATGACAGCGGTCATTGGTACGGTGGCATTCCTTGGTCCCAGTCAGGCAGGTGTCAGGGTATTGGAGCTGCTGGTTTCCCGGAAATCTTCCTTACTCTCAGCCGTCATCTCAGGCATAGCGATTATGGCGGGTATTCTGTTGTTATCCACAGCGCCCATCGTTGCCATCTCGGGAGTAATTATCCTGGGCATGGGTAACGGGATGCGTTCAATTTTACGGGGCACACTTCCGCTGGAGATCTTCGGGCAGAAACAGTATGCACTGATTATTTCCAAACTGGCGCGGATGCCTCTGATCGCACAGGCGCTGACGCCCTTCATCACAGGCTGGCTGATCCAGCAGTTCAGCGTATCGGTATTTCTTTATATCTTTTGCACGCTGGCTTTTATCAATATAATTTTGTGTTGTATCATCATTAAACAGACTAAGAAAAATGGCATACGCATTTAG
- a CDS encoding DEAD/DEAH box helicase, which produces MGQDARVSRPGNLYPYQERDLNILFEKLGQAPAGRRILYQLPTGGGKTRIFSEIAQWYVTHHHRKVIVLTHRIELCNQTAATLKTMHIRNKIINSTVRRIRDKSAHDCYVAMVETLRNRLKQGLFDPSSVGLVIIDEAHHNAFQKLLSKFPNAVVIGVTATPLSSNAELPMNKSYHELVIGESISRLIKQGYLAKPTSWRYDVELNSLKTGNQGDFTISTSDELYSSKAMLELLLHTYETHSKNKKTLIFNNGIFTSRNVCKLFQDAGYPARHLDNRQSTTEREEILKWFKKTKGAILSSVSILTTGFDEPSVQTIILNRATTSLTLYHQMIGRGSRSLPKKKTFTIIDLGNNIDRFGEWDAPVDWQLVFDQPELYTERLHSPVASEGHVIASDIRSKFPNTLQFSFDIQAAHQQAVADGQKPMVVIRDAIRQQAMMCIENSDAIPEALALADELEQEIQWRVKQYGKCLGKVTKNYTDWLVSDYKSRLKTLIQKIMQRNLLRKGKRKAA; this is translated from the coding sequence ATGGGACAAGATGCACGTGTGAGCAGGCCTGGTAACTTATACCCGTACCAGGAACGCGACCTTAATATACTTTTTGAAAAACTCGGACAGGCGCCTGCCGGTCGAAGAATACTCTACCAGTTACCCACTGGTGGAGGAAAAACAAGGATTTTCTCGGAAATTGCCCAATGGTATGTCACGCACCATCACCGGAAAGTGATCGTGCTGACCCATCGGATTGAACTGTGTAACCAGACAGCGGCGACGTTGAAGACAATGCATATCCGCAACAAGATCATCAATAGTACCGTCAGACGGATTCGTGATAAGTCGGCACATGACTGTTATGTAGCCATGGTGGAAACACTGCGCAACCGTCTTAAACAGGGGCTGTTCGATCCTTCTTCCGTTGGTCTTGTCATTATCGACGAGGCTCATCACAATGCTTTTCAGAAATTGCTCAGTAAATTTCCGAACGCCGTAGTCATCGGTGTTACGGCTACTCCGTTAAGTTCGAATGCTGAGCTTCCCATGAATAAGAGTTATCATGAACTGGTGATCGGGGAAAGTATCAGTCGTCTGATTAAGCAGGGTTATCTGGCCAAACCAACCAGCTGGCGCTATGACGTGGAACTGAATTCACTAAAAACAGGTAATCAGGGAGATTTTACCATCAGTACTTCCGATGAATTATATTCTTCGAAAGCGATGCTTGAACTGCTCCTGCACACGTATGAGACGCATTCTAAAAACAAGAAGACGCTAATTTTCAATAATGGTATTTTCACTTCCAGGAATGTCTGTAAACTGTTTCAGGATGCGGGCTACCCTGCCAGACATCTCGACAATCGTCAGTCAACTACGGAGCGGGAAGAGATCCTTAAATGGTTTAAAAAGACGAAAGGCGCGATCCTCAGTTCCGTGTCTATCCTTACAACAGGTTTTGATGAACCTTCTGTACAGACTATCATACTGAACCGTGCTACTACTTCGCTGACGCTTTATCACCAGATGATCGGAAGAGGCTCCAGGAGTTTGCCTAAAAAGAAGACTTTTACGATCATCGATCTGGGCAATAATATTGACCGTTTTGGTGAATGGGATGCCCCGGTAGACTGGCAGCTTGTTTTTGACCAACCTGAGTTATATACCGAACGATTGCATAGCCCGGTTGCCAGTGAGGGACATGTCATTGCATCTGATATCCGTTCAAAATTCCCTAATACATTGCAATTTTCATTTGACATACAGGCTGCACATCAGCAGGCGGTAGCCGATGGTCAGAAGCCGATGGTCGTTATAAGGGACGCTATCCGTCAACAGGCCATGATGTGTATTGAAAACAGTGATGCTATTCCTGAGGCGCTTGCATTGGCGGACGAACTGGAACAGGAAATCCAGTGGCGTGTGAAGCAATATGGGAAATGCCTTGGTAAGGTCACGAAGAATTACACGGACTGGCTGGTATCTGATTACAAATCAAGGCTGAAAACACTTATACAGAAGATCATGCAGAGAAACCTCCTGCGAAAGGGAAAGCGTAAGGCGGCATAA
- a CDS encoding LysR family transcriptional regulator codes for MELRQLRYFLKAKELMNFTEAAHSLHISQSTLSQQIKQLEDELHTPLFNRIGNRIVLTEAGALFADYASLSIKKANDGLALIQDLNALSTGTISVGVSYGLRNIFTQALVRFTTEFPQLKVRVIYGVSDHLIEMLDHFELDMILIFKDFIPTSQFKSEELFSTPMRMITAAKSALARKTAVTLREIADLPLVLATQGYNTSHFVGQMFKGLDPEFSIEVNDILTMLDLVKTGNWHTVHIETIISGNDVVAIPIKDKNVIRTATIISLKDAYEKNAMKKLRAMLKEVKI; via the coding sequence ATGGAGCTGAGACAACTGAGATATTTTCTGAAAGCAAAAGAACTGATGAACTTCACAGAGGCGGCACATAGTCTGCATATCAGCCAGAGTACCCTGTCGCAGCAGATCAAACAGCTGGAAGACGAGCTGCATACACCCCTGTTTAACCGCATCGGGAACAGGATCGTATTGACAGAAGCAGGAGCCTTGTTTGCCGATTATGCCTCTTTGAGTATAAAAAAAGCCAACGACGGACTGGCCCTGATACAGGACCTGAATGCGCTCAGTACCGGAACGATCTCAGTAGGCGTGAGCTATGGTCTCCGGAATATCTTTACACAGGCATTGGTGCGTTTCACAACGGAATTCCCGCAACTGAAAGTCAGGGTTATTTATGGTGTGTCCGACCACCTGATAGAGATGCTGGATCACTTCGAACTGGACATGATCCTGATTTTTAAGGACTTTATACCTACGTCTCAGTTTAAGTCAGAAGAACTCTTCAGTACTCCCATGAGAATGATCACCGCAGCAAAATCGGCCTTAGCCCGTAAGACTGCCGTTACCTTGCGCGAAATAGCAGATTTGCCATTGGTATTAGCCACCCAGGGATATAATACCAGTCATTTTGTAGGACAGATGTTCAAAGGACTGGACCCGGAATTTTCTATCGAAGTCAATGATATCCTGACCATGCTGGACCTGGTGAAGACGGGTAACTGGCATACGGTCCACATAGAAACGATTATTTCAGGGAATGACGTTGTAGCCATCCCTATAAAAGACAAAAATGTGATCCGTACCGCCACGATTATTTCCCTGAAGGATGCTTATGAAAAGAATGCCATGAAGAAGCTCAGAGCGATGCTGAAAGAAGTAAAGATCTGA
- a CDS encoding zinc-dependent alcohol dehydrogenase yields MLAMNYRGPFRVRAEQKPEPEIQHPEDAIVRVLRSCICGSDLHLYHGLVPDTRVGTTFGHEFIGIVEAVGSDVQKLKVGDKVLVPFNIACGKCAFCKQELYGNCHESNPEATAVGGIFGYSHTAGGFDGGQAEYVRVPYADVGPLIIPEDMHPDDAVLLTDVVPTGYQAAEMGGIKKGDTVVVFGAGPVGIMAAKCAWLFGAGRVIVIDHLEYRLDFVRKYAQCEAYNFRSMTDPVVFLKKITDWFGADVCIDAVGSDAAGNAMQTITGKKMMLQAGSATALHWAINSVKKGGIVSIVGVYGPTDNLVPIGNVVNKGITIRANQASVKRLLPRLIEHVRSGYIDPKAIISHRIPLEEVADAYHIFSAKLDNCIKPILIPPSARQ; encoded by the coding sequence ATGCTGGCAATGAATTACAGAGGACCTTTCCGGGTCCGTGCAGAGCAGAAACCGGAACCGGAGATACAACATCCTGAGGATGCTATTGTGCGCGTATTGCGGTCCTGCATATGCGGATCAGACCTTCACCTGTATCATGGGCTTGTACCGGATACCCGTGTCGGCACTACCTTCGGACATGAATTTATCGGCATTGTGGAGGCTGTTGGTTCCGATGTACAGAAATTAAAGGTGGGTGATAAGGTATTGGTACCTTTTAACATCGCCTGTGGCAAGTGTGCTTTCTGTAAACAGGAACTGTATGGCAACTGTCATGAATCCAATCCGGAAGCCACCGCAGTGGGCGGTATCTTCGGTTACTCTCATACTGCAGGAGGTTTTGACGGCGGTCAGGCAGAATATGTACGTGTGCCTTATGCGGACGTGGGCCCGCTTATCATCCCCGAAGACATGCATCCTGATGACGCCGTACTACTGACAGATGTCGTGCCTACCGGTTATCAGGCAGCTGAGATGGGAGGTATTAAAAAGGGTGATACCGTGGTGGTATTTGGTGCGGGTCCGGTTGGTATTATGGCAGCAAAATGCGCCTGGTTATTTGGTGCAGGCCGGGTCATTGTAATTGATCATCTTGAATACCGGCTGGATTTTGTACGTAAATATGCGCAATGTGAGGCATACAACTTCCGGTCGATGACAGACCCTGTTGTTTTCCTGAAGAAGATTACCGACTGGTTTGGCGCGGATGTTTGTATAGATGCGGTAGGTAGCGATGCTGCGGGGAATGCTATGCAGACAATTACAGGAAAAAAGATGATGTTACAGGCTGGCTCCGCTACAGCGCTTCACTGGGCCATCAACTCAGTAAAAAAAGGCGGTATTGTGTCGATTGTCGGGGTTTACGGGCCGACGGATAACCTGGTCCCTATCGGGAATGTCGTCAACAAAGGAATTACGATACGTGCCAATCAGGCATCTGTAAAGCGCCTGCTTCCCCGTTTGATAGAACACGTCAGATCGGGCTACATTGATCCTAAAGCGATCATCTCTCATCGTATTCCGCTGGAGGAAGTGGCAGATGCGTATCACATTTTCTCTGCTAAGCTGGACAACTGTATTAAACCGATTCTTATTCCACCGTCCGCAAGACAATAA
- the ygiD gene encoding 4,5-DOPA dioxygenase extradiol, with protein sequence MERKNFIKSIAVGALSMTTLSAFKNFTDNLQEEEHMMPVLFIGHGSPMNGIEDTEFSRRWTQMAKEIPAPKAVLVVSAHWLSRGTRITAMDFPKTIHDFGGFPKELFAVQYSAPGDPLLAKETAKLIHSTQVELDHDWGLDHGTWTVVRHMYPHANIPVLQLSIDYTKPPQYHYDLAKELFALRKKGVLIIGSGNMVHNLRMAAWDRLNEQFAYDWAGKINDQFKDLIQQGDHKALINYDKLGKEAMLAIPTPDHYLPLIYSLGLKGSKDDLSFFNDKAVAGSLTMTSVKIG encoded by the coding sequence ATGGAAAGGAAAAATTTTATTAAATCGATAGCAGTAGGAGCTTTAAGTATGACAACATTATCCGCATTTAAAAACTTCACAGATAACTTACAGGAAGAAGAACATATGATGCCTGTGCTCTTCATAGGGCACGGATCACCCATGAATGGTATCGAGGATACTGAATTCAGCCGTCGCTGGACCCAGATGGCCAAGGAAATCCCGGCGCCAAAGGCAGTCCTGGTTGTTTCTGCTCACTGGCTGAGCAGAGGTACGAGAATTACGGCTATGGACTTCCCAAAGACCATACATGACTTCGGCGGCTTTCCGAAGGAACTCTTTGCGGTACAATATTCCGCACCCGGCGATCCATTACTGGCAAAAGAAACCGCTAAACTGATCCACTCCACCCAGGTGGAACTGGACCATGACTGGGGACTTGATCACGGTACCTGGACCGTCGTGCGCCATATGTACCCACACGCCAACATCCCGGTGCTGCAACTAAGTATCGATTACACCAAACCTCCACAGTATCATTACGATCTGGCAAAAGAGTTGTTTGCGCTCCGCAAAAAAGGCGTCCTGATCATCGGTAGTGGTAATATGGTGCATAACCTGAGAATGGCTGCCTGGGACAGACTGAATGAACAATTTGCCTATGACTGGGCGGGTAAGATCAATGACCAGTTCAAAGACCTGATCCAACAGGGCGACCATAAAGCGCTTATCAACTACGACAAACTGGGTAAGGAAGCCATGCTGGCAATCCCTACGCCGGATCACTACCTCCCTTTGATATACTCACTGGGACTTAAAGGCAGTAAAGACGATCTCTCTTTCTTCAATGACAAAGCGGTGGCAGGTTCATTGACCATGACTTCCGTGAAGATCGGTTAA
- the egtD gene encoding L-histidine N(alpha)-methyltransferase — MNANVLAWHITTDTATGQFATDVLDGLRQTPKRLHAKYFYDKEGDQLFQEIMASPEYYPTRCELEIFRDKTAELAQGMIMGDAFDLIELGAGDATKSQYLLQYLIDSHTDFTYIPIDISGHILAELQNRLEREIPDLSIHCLEGEYLAMLDKATTLSSHRKVVMFLGANIGNMEPREAVSFCSNLQERLQPGDQVLIGFDLKKHPRTIRNAYDDSAGITAKFNLNLLKRINRELNGNFITEQFEHYQTYDPVTGACKSYLVSLSEQQVTIHNNHFNFGRDEVIYMEVSQKYAIEEMTTLAGKTGFRPVHNTYDSRHWFADVCWEVV, encoded by the coding sequence ATGAATGCAAATGTATTAGCCTGGCATATAACAACAGATACAGCAACTGGTCAGTTTGCGACAGATGTACTGGACGGATTACGCCAGACGCCTAAAAGACTACATGCCAAATACTTCTATGATAAAGAAGGCGATCAGCTGTTCCAGGAGATTATGGCTTCTCCGGAATATTATCCTACCCGCTGCGAATTGGAAATCTTTCGCGATAAGACGGCTGAACTGGCCCAGGGGATGATTATGGGTGATGCATTCGACCTGATAGAGCTGGGCGCAGGCGATGCGACCAAGTCACAATACCTCCTGCAATATCTGATTGATAGTCACACCGATTTTACTTACATACCGATTGATATTTCCGGGCATATCCTCGCCGAACTACAAAACCGCCTGGAAAGGGAAATACCTGATCTCTCCATACACTGCCTGGAAGGTGAGTACCTGGCAATGCTTGATAAGGCGACGACCTTATCCTCCCACAGGAAAGTCGTCATGTTCCTGGGCGCTAATATCGGTAACATGGAACCCCGTGAGGCGGTTTCATTTTGCAGCAATCTGCAGGAACGACTTCAGCCGGGTGATCAGGTACTGATCGGTTTTGACCTGAAAAAGCATCCGCGGACCATCCGGAATGCCTATGATGATAGTGCAGGGATTACTGCGAAGTTCAACCTGAATTTATTGAAACGTATCAATCGGGAACTGAACGGCAATTTCATAACTGAACAGTTTGAACACTATCAGACATACGATCCGGTAACCGGTGCATGTAAAAGTTACCTGGTTAGTCTGAGTGAGCAGCAGGTGACGATCCACAATAATCATTTCAACTTTGGTCGGGATGAAGTCATCTATATGGAGGTCTCACAGAAGTACGCAATAGAAGAAATGACCACATTGGCAGGCAAAACAGGCTTCCGGCCTGTACATAATACCTACGATTCGAGGCACTGGTTTGCAGATGTCTGCTGGGAAGTAGTATAA
- the egtB gene encoding ergothioneine biosynthesis protein EgtB — protein sequence MLILNMKELLIQYNAIRQHTENICMPLAREDYVVQPVMDVSPPKWHLGHSTWFFETFVLKPHFTAYTEFDSQYNFVFNSYYETIGARVIRTDRGNLSRPSVDDIYSYRQHVNDAMRTLLAGPLTKELTGIITLGLHHEQQHQELLYTDIKYILGHNPLFPAYSTTSVYQEPVVVNTRFLTIPAGIYEIGHQGKDFCFDNEQGRHKVYLGEYKIADQLVTNGEYLAFVKAGAYQDFRYWHAEGWDWVKKNDISGPLYWHLVGGRRMCYTYAGLQELDLSAPVCHISYYEAAAYAAWKGLRLPTEAEWEIASQQFKWGARWEWTNSAYLPYPGFTKAPGAVGEYNGKFMVNQMVLRGASVMTPEGHSRHTYRNFFHPQHQWQFTGIRLAE from the coding sequence ATGCTGATTTTAAACATGAAAGAACTGCTTATTCAATACAATGCTATAAGACAACATACCGAAAATATATGTATGCCCCTAGCAAGAGAAGATTATGTCGTACAACCGGTGATGGATGTTAGTCCGCCGAAATGGCACCTCGGACACAGTACCTGGTTCTTCGAAACTTTCGTACTAAAGCCTCACTTTACGGCCTACACGGAGTTCGATTCGCAGTATAATTTTGTTTTTAATAGTTATTACGAAACCATCGGAGCAAGGGTGATCAGAACAGATCGGGGCAACCTGAGCCGACCGTCCGTAGATGATATTTATAGTTATCGTCAGCACGTAAATGATGCCATGCGAACATTGCTTGCCGGACCATTGACGAAAGAACTTACCGGGATCATCACTTTAGGATTGCATCATGAACAACAGCACCAGGAATTATTATATACTGATATTAAATACATCCTAGGGCATAATCCATTATTCCCGGCATACAGTACTACATCTGTTTATCAAGAACCGGTAGTAGTAAATACCCGTTTCCTGACTATTCCCGCAGGGATATATGAGATCGGTCATCAGGGGAAGGACTTCTGTTTTGACAATGAGCAGGGCAGGCACAAGGTATATCTGGGTGAATATAAGATAGCTGATCAGTTGGTAACCAATGGCGAATACCTGGCTTTTGTAAAGGCAGGGGCTTACCAGGATTTCAGGTATTGGCATGCGGAAGGCTGGGATTGGGTGAAAAAGAATGATATCTCTGGCCCTTTATACTGGCACCTGGTGGGTGGCAGGCGAATGTGTTACACCTATGCCGGTTTACAGGAATTGGACCTGTCTGCTCCGGTATGTCATATCAGTTATTACGAAGCAGCCGCGTATGCTGCCTGGAAAGGACTGCGTTTGCCAACAGAAGCCGAATGGGAAATCGCGTCACAACAATTTAAATGGGGTGCGAGATGGGAGTGGACGAACAGCGCTTACCTGCCTTACCCGGGATTTACTAAAGCGCCGGGAGCCGTGGGAGAGTATAATGGTAAGTTTATGGTGAACCAGATGGTATTACGGGGTGCATCTGTGATGACGCCGGAGGGACATAGTCGTCATACATACCGGAATTTCTTTCACCCGCAGCATCAATGGCAATTTACAGGCATCCGCCTGGCAGAATAG
- a CDS encoding DUF6265 family protein — translation MKYILTSLLLLLVHQTFSQSTFPSFLKGTWKQENTSLYEHWDSLNLQTLKGFSYILKEGNMKVSEYLDLTSKNNMLTYTATVVRQNSGKSVSFKQIKAGAELVFENPTHDFPKKLVYKRISDSEIQVEVSDGKGKGETFKMFKQGGEGVKDTTTANPQYDKALAEKLGSDDYGMKSYILAILKTGTNQTADKNELQELFRGHMNNINRLVEEGKLVVAGPLGKNDKTYRGIFILKDVGTIDAAKELLQTDPAVKAGVFELELYNWYGSAALPEYLPASDKIWKIKH, via the coding sequence ATGAAATACATCCTCACCAGTTTGCTCCTCCTCCTGGTACACCAGACTTTTTCCCAATCTACCTTTCCTTCCTTTCTGAAAGGCACCTGGAAACAGGAAAACACTTCCCTGTACGAACATTGGGACAGTCTCAATCTCCAGACTCTAAAGGGCTTCTCTTATATATTAAAGGAGGGGAACATGAAAGTCTCCGAATACCTGGATCTGACCAGCAAAAACAATATGCTGACCTACACCGCTACCGTAGTCAGACAAAACAGTGGTAAAAGTGTGTCATTTAAACAAATTAAAGCAGGTGCGGAACTTGTCTTTGAGAATCCGACGCATGATTTCCCAAAAAAACTGGTCTACAAAAGAATAAGCGATAGCGAAATACAGGTGGAAGTATCTGATGGTAAAGGCAAGGGAGAAACGTTTAAGATGTTTAAACAAGGGGGCGAAGGTGTAAAAGATACCACTACTGCGAATCCTCAATATGACAAGGCACTCGCCGAGAAATTAGGCTCCGATGATTATGGGATGAAAAGCTATATCCTGGCAATCCTGAAAACAGGCACTAACCAGACAGCCGATAAAAACGAACTGCAGGAGCTTTTCCGTGGTCATATGAATAATATCAACCGCCTGGTAGAAGAAGGTAAACTGGTTGTCGCCGGTCCGCTGGGAAAGAATGACAAGACCTATCGCGGGATCTTCATTCTGAAAGATGTAGGCACTATCGATGCAGCAAAAGAGTTATTGCAAACTGACCCGGCTGTCAAAGCGGGAGTTTTTGAGTTAGAACTGTATAATTGGTATGGATCTGCTGCCTTACCGGAATACCTGCCGGCTTCTGATAAGATCTGGAAGATAAAGCATTAA
- a CDS encoding transporter, protein MTNKFIAGLLLVGAMLFSIVTKAQDKINTDRPDQTDGANVVEQKTLQLETEFYYNKLSAGKTALISSSLLRYGLFKNLEARLLVEQGQERDLFISETTQGQYPLALSTKISLLKDKKHLPDIALISYLHIPITSHSGNYGYWSPQVTLVLEKELDKLTVTANGSYKQEAFEKSWIWQVSGDLKYELTDRFTVFGEYFAQYATGDSPIHNADGGVLYHITSDLLVHLAFGHTIFTKEHNYFGNAGLAFRIH, encoded by the coding sequence ATGACGAACAAATTTATCGCAGGCTTATTATTAGTCGGAGCTATGCTATTTTCTATTGTTACAAAAGCACAGGACAAAATTAATACAGATCGCCCGGATCAGACAGATGGCGCCAATGTCGTTGAGCAGAAGACCCTTCAACTGGAGACAGAGTTTTACTATAACAAATTAAGCGCTGGCAAAACGGCCCTTATTTCATCCTCCCTGCTACGATACGGACTGTTTAAAAACTTAGAGGCCAGGTTACTGGTAGAACAAGGCCAGGAAAGGGATCTGTTTATTTCAGAGACCACACAGGGACAGTATCCGCTGGCGCTGAGCACAAAGATATCGCTACTGAAAGATAAAAAACATCTTCCTGATATCGCATTGATATCCTATCTGCACATTCCCATTACATCCCACAGCGGCAATTATGGATACTGGTCGCCTCAGGTCACCCTTGTACTGGAAAAAGAGCTGGATAAGCTAACTGTGACGGCCAACGGTTCATACAAACAGGAAGCCTTCGAAAAAAGCTGGATATGGCAGGTGAGCGGAGATCTGAAATATGAACTGACTGACCGGTTTACTGTCTTTGGAGAATACTTTGCACAATATGCAACAGGAGATTCCCCAATACATAATGCAGATGGCGGAGTGCTGTATCATATCACATCTGACCTGCTCGTACATCTTGCCTTTGGTCATACGATCTTTACCAAGGAACACAACTATTTTGGAAATGCCGGTCTGGCATTCCGTATACACTAA